Proteins from a single region of Echeneis naucrates chromosome 2, fEcheNa1.1, whole genome shotgun sequence:
- the retreg2 gene encoding reticulophagy regulator 2, which translates to MASGEEARRRPSVSSSSVGLEALFPAGTAEQACGDGNPELVRLRERLQGWLWQYESPLLWLQRLLVWERPLCSISVALTLNTLFWLLSSTSLRPLFLLSVSLLGLMLLERWKPKLPIITVQHVEPQPVQSGTLSGEHRLLSIPELSHHLAESYLTYCLYLQEMLQYKRQNHGKFCVMMCSGCFVLAVVGHYVPGIMISYIIVLSVLLWPLVVYHELIQRMYTGLEPILMKLDYSMKGQTEHRKHDKRKVKKELEEGDEPRAETESESEEELSCFAPTVDVKTTALAMAITDSELSDEEASILESGGFSVSRATTPQLTDVSEDLDQQSLHSDPEESYLRDLPEFPSVEEFPSIEHNLLHFPLRAPGQVEGAQACAQSEGEPLSPASLLIQHLASPLHFVNTHFNGHGRPPGVEEGLLPAAGSGQEAGAQGGEEKVAAVTQGAQQSLEALSEEIVSTAISTVVQNTLSALLRSSEASEDPSLAEFLPTETPPSALETSSQPADTTANTTVTTIGALESDEELNEEAVTTESGTGEEMPDDTLVPTEDEDFELLDQSELEQVAEELDLSSDRQLVGGAPDTPPSPQHQPQS; encoded by the exons ATGGCGAGCGGAGAGGAGGCCAGAAGACGCCCCTCGGTTTCCTCCTCTTCGGTCGGCCTGGAGGCTCTCTTCCCCGCCGGGACGGCGGAGCAGGCCTGCGGGGACGGAAACCCGGAGCTCGTCCGCCTGCGGGAGCGCCTCCAGGGCTGGCTTTGGCAGTATGAGTCCCcgctgctgtggctgcagcgGCTGCTGGTCTGGGAGAGGCCGCTGTGCAGCATCTCCGTCGCCCTGACGCTCAACACCTTATTCTG GCTcctgtcctccacctccctgcGGCCTCTCTTCCTGCTGAGTGTGTCCCTGCTGGGGCTGATGCTTCTGGAGAGATGGAAGCCCAAGCTGCCCATCATTACTG TTCAACATGTAGAGCCTCAGCCTGTACAAAG TGGAACTTTGAGTGGTGAGCACCGTTTGCTCAGCATTCCTGAGCTCAGCCACCACCTGGCTGAGAGCTACCTGACCTACTGTCTGTACCTCCAGGAGATGCTGCAGTACAAACGACAGAACCATGGCAAG TTTTGTGTGATGATGTGCAGTGGCTGCTTTGTACTTGCTGTGGTTGGACATTATGTACCAGGAATAATGATCTCCTATATTATAG TCCTGAGTGTTCTGCTGTGGCCGCTGGTAGTGTACCATGAACTGATCCAGAGGATGTACACAGGCTTGGAGCCAATCTTGATGAAACTGGACTACAGCATGAAGGGGCAAACCGAGCACCGTAAACACGACAAGAGGA AGGTGAAGAAAGAGTTGGAGGAAGGTGACGAGCCAAGAGCTGAAactgagagtgagagtgaggaaGAACTGTCTTGTTTTGCTCCAACG GTGGATGTGAAGACGACAGCGCTGGCGATGGCTATAACAGACTCAGAGTTGTCGGATGAAGAGGCATCCATCTTGGAGAGTGGAGGGTTCTCAGTGTCCAGAGCAACCACCCCCCAGCTCACTGATGTCTCTGAAG ACCTGGACCAGCAGAGTTTGCACAGCGACCCAGAGGAGTCCTATCTTCGGGATCTCCCTGAGTTTCCCTCTGTTGAGGAGTTCCCGTCCATTGAGCACAACCTGCTCCACTTTCCTCTGCGAGCTCCTGGCCAGGTTGAGGGAGCCCAGGCTTGTGCTCAGTCAGAGGGAGAACCGCTGAGCCCGGCCAGCCTCCTTATCCAGCACCTTGCGTCCCCGCTTCACTTTGTTAACACACACTTCAACGGACACGGACGACCACCAGGGGTTGAAGAGGGCTTGTTGCCTGCGGCAGGTTCAGGGCAGGAAGCAGGGGcgcagggaggagaggagaaggtaGCTGCTGTAACCCAGGGTGCACAGCAGTCCCTGGAGGCCCTGAGCGAAGAAATTGTGAGTACAGCCATCTCTACTGTGGTGCAGAACACTCTGTCAGCCTTGCTGCGCTCCAGTGAGGCCAGCGAGGACCCCTCCCTGGCTGAGTTCCTTCCCACTGAAACCCCACCGAGCGCCCTGGAGACCTCGAGCCAGCCCGCCGACACCACCGCTAACACTACAGTCACTACAATAGGGGCTCTGGAGTCTGATGAGGAACTCAACGAGGAGGCGGTTACAACAGAAAGCGGCACTGGCGAGGAGATGCCCGACGACACACTAGTTCCGACTGAGGACGAGGACTTTGAGCTTCTGGACCAAAGTGAACTGGAGCAGGTGGCTGAGGAGCTGGACCTCAGCTCTGACAGACAGCTGGTGGGAGGAGCTCCAGACACACCCCCGTCTCCTCAACATCAACCACAGTCATAG
- the LOC115052660 gene encoding probable ribonuclease ZC3H12C yields MGQKDHVEAGASHILDLGLDLEYLHVAGADRQAGSADGPPAMEEQGKSSCNRSSANSPAPAAVEENARPDTKCELEPSSSSILAASPDGEGGSAHSKNTHQPLCRTQCVDLGTEGPPEPPFELSSDTEHDTPSQSPPTSPCKNPPGQPSNPSQSEPESEAGGKEYQAKLEFALKLGYSEETVRTVLSKLGADTLINDILGELVKLGTKSDSEQPAGSLASTSSSSSSSLSCGYSDLLEGQRPDSPSPSDSLCDQDNLRPIVVDGSNVAMSHGNKEVFSCQGIQLAVDWFLERGHHDITVFVPAWRKEQSRPDAPITDQEILRRLEKDKILVFTPSRRVQGRRVVCYDDRFIVKLAYESGGIIVSNDNYRDLANEKPEWKKFIDERLLMYSFVNDKFMPPDDPLGRHGPSLDNFLRKRPVMPEQKKQPCPYGKKCTYGHKCKYYHPERGAQPQRAVADELRASAKTCVTTKTQGDAGLVKSHSVPAGSIEAKKGTQKRQSDPSIRALSYSDAEEKLLTKGRSESQMSSLCGGSSGSSSSSSSSGSGGGGGSGGGGGSITMSPAPGGPPSSFSLPQEQQSRVAIPHSLLPAPSHDLYPHCESPDLSYYSVTRAYSGLSLSSRRSPDCRFPNDTDLRLGSLGSAGSECGSESSASCGSSCDSYSERPCPGCPSDPLLEDNIHFTNPHGRLYSHHASSNHELCGLHPAEYTNIPHSHTSNTNIHSYHMNVTRGQSCAHDQPPPEAPSKRPLYPLPPHLQHQPLAAHSSCPGDYHSLPQSNPHAPGSPLGRCLAPTRGESVSDSRLYEHISSSHHHHRPKALPSWDTYYRQAPMPPSRYEPSAYQSLPDTRQSSWHTPAWSGDGYAQHHSSHPALHPSPTHYLSHPPPPAHSPHPPHPSSTHPSYPPHSAHLTVPSHAASSYLPQHSESPANSHYGEVREKVYVNLCNIFPSELVSRVMARSPHITDPQQLAAAILAEKAHTGY; encoded by the exons ATGGGTCAGAAGGATCATGTGGAAGCAGGAGCAAGCCACATCCTGGACTTGGGGCTGGATTTGGAGTATCTCCACGTAGCAGGGGCCGACCGGCAGGCTGGCAGTGCTGACGGGCCCCCTGCTATGGAGGAGCAGGGGAAAAGCTCATGTAACCGCAGCTCTGCCAATTCCCCTGCACCGGCTGCAGTGGAGGAAAATGCCAGACCTGACACAAAGTGCGAGCTGGAACCATCTTCCAGTTCCATCCTCGCTGCCAGCCCGGATGGAGAAGGGGGATCAGCTCACAGTAAGAACACCCACCAGCCTCTTTGTCGGACCCAGTGTGTGGACTTAGGCACTGAGGGACCTCCTGAGCCCCCATTTGAACTCTCATCAGACACTGAACATGACACTCCTTCCCAGTCCCCACCCACCTCCCCGTGTAAGAACCCACCTGGGCAACCGTCCAATCCCTCGCAGTCTGAGCCAGAATCCGAGGCTGGTGGGAAGGAGTACCAGGCGAAGTTGGAGTTTGCTCTGAAGCTGGGCTACTCCGAGGAGACGGTGCGAACAGTGCTGTCCAAGCTGGGCGCCGACACCCTCATCAATGACATATTGGGAGAACTGGTCAAACTGGGCACCAAGTCGGACAGTGAGCAGCCAGCTGGATCATTGGCCTCcacctcatcctcttcctcctcttctttatCTTGTGGTTATTCCGATTTGCTGGAAGGCCAGAGGCCAGACTCACCTTCTCCTTCGGACTCTCTGTGTGACCAGGACAACTTGCGGCCGATTGTGGTGGACGGCAGCAACGTAGCCATGAG CCATGGCAACAAGGAAGTGTTTTCATGCCAGGGCATCCAGCTGGCAGTGGACTGGTTCTTAGAGCGAGGCCATCATGACATCACAGTGTTTGTGCCGGCATGGCGGAAAGAGCAGTCCCGTCCTGATGCTCCTATAACAG ATCAGGAGATCTTGCGTCGGCTAGAAAAGGATAAGATCTTAGTCTTCACTCCCTCACGGCGCGTCCAAGGTCGGCGTGTGGTCTGCTATGACGACCGCTTCATTGTCAAGCTGGCTTATGAGTCAGGCGGCATCATCGTCTCCAATGACAACTACAGAGACCTGGCTAATGAGAAACCCGAGTGGAAGAAGTTCATTGACGAGCGACTGCTGATGTACTCGTTTGTCAATGACAA ATTCATGCCCCCGGATGACCCCCTTGGTCGTCATGGCCCCAGCTTGGACAACTTCCTGAGGAAAAGACCCGTCATGCCTGAGCAGAAGAAACAGCCTTGTCCATACG GAAAGAAGTGCACTTATGGCCACAAGTGTAAGTATTACCACCCAGAAAGAGGTGCTCAGCCTCAGCGTGCTGTGGCTGATGAGCTGCGAGCCAGCGCCAAGACCTGTGTCACCACAAAGACCCAGGGAGACGCTGGACTGGTGAAGAGCCACAGCGTGCCGGCTGGCAGCATTGAGGCAAAAAAAGGCACCCAAAAACGTCAGTCAGACCCCAGCATCCGAGCTCTGTCCTACAGTGATGctgaggagaagctgctgaCAAAGGGGAGGTCAGAAAGCCAAATGAGCAGTTTGTGTGGTGGTAGCAGCGGCAGTAGcagttccagcagcagcagcggcagcggcggcggcggcggcagtgGCGGTGGTGGCGGCAGCATCACCATGTCCCCGGCTCCAGGAGGCCCTCCATCCAGCTTTAGCCTGCCCCAGGAGCAGCAGTCCAGAGTCGCCATTCCTCACAGCCTCCTGCCAGCACCCAGTCATGACCTGTATCCTCACTGTGAGTCCCCGGACCTGAGCTACTACTCAGTAACACGTGCCTACTCCGGCTTGAGCCTGTCCTCCAGAAGGAGCCCAGACTGTCGCTTCCCCAATGACACAGACCTGAGGCTGGGGTCGCTGGGATCGGCCGGCTCCGAATGCGGCAGTGAGAGCAGCGCGAGTTGCGGGAGCAGTTGCGACTCGTACAGTGAGAGGCCTTGCCCTGGATGCCCGTCCGACCCTTTGCTGGAAGACAACATCCATTTCACGAATCCCCACGGTCGGTTGTATTCCCATCATGCTTCGTCAAACCACGAACTCTGTGGCCTACATCCTGCCGAATACACAAACATCCCACACAGCCACACGTCCAACACTAACATTCACAGTTATCACATGAATGTGACCCGTGGGCAAAGTTGTGCTCATGATCAGCCTCCTCCAGAGGCTCCCTCAAAGCGTCCTCTCTACCCTTTGCCCCCTCATCTCCAGCACCAGCCCCTGGCTGCACACTCCAGCTGCCCAGGTGACTACCACTCCCTGCCCCAGTCCAACCCCCATGCCCCGGGTTCTCCTCTCGGCCGCTGCCTGGCCCCGACACGAGGAGAGAGTGTTTCAGACTCACGTCTGTATGAGCACATCTCTTCATCACACCATCATCACCGGCCAAAAGCTCTGCCGAGCTGGGACACATACTACAGACAGGCGCCAATGCCCCCCTCCAGGTACGAGCCGTCGGCCTATCAGAGCCTGCCAGACACACGCCAGTCATCTTGGCACACCCCTGCCTGGTCAGGGGATGGCTACGCCCAGCACCACTCCTCTCACCCAGCCCTCCACCCTTCTCCAACACATTACCTCAGCCACCCGCCACCTCCAGCCCACTCACCCCATCCGCCTCATCCATCCAGCACTCACCCATCTTACCCACCTCACAGTGCCCACCTGACAGTGCCCTCCCATGCAGCCTCCTCCTACCTGCCACAGCACTCTGAATCTCCTGCAAACAGCCACTATGGAGAGGTGAGGGAGAAAGTGTACGTCAACCTGTGTAACATCTTTCCCTCGGAGCTGGTGAGCCGGGTGATGGCCAGGAGCCCCCACATCACAGACCCTCAGCAGCTGGCAGCTGCCATCCTGGCAGAGAAGGCCCACACTGGCTACtga